TGGCCAACATTTGGATAACAAATGAGAAATATTGGCACAAAGACACATCTCACTGGTGCCTGAGAGCTGCATGTTCTGGAAAATGTCTCTGGATTTAGAGATGTTAGTGCTTCTATTTACAGTTGGACAAATAAAATGTTCTGGTACTAATCCAGGGTGGGGTCAAAATTTGTAAGGTGTTATTCTTAGAAACTCGGCCAAACCAACTGAAGACAACCCAGGTGCCTAACAGTCCTGACTATGTGGACAAAGTGCCTCTGGGTTCCCGAGTACATCTCTGTGCCTGAGCTTACCTGATCCTTGACATTCCATGAAGGGGTGACATTATCCTGTCTTATAAAACAGCCTTTTAAAATGCCATCTATGTGTACTATCTATTAAGTAATTGCACCCAGAACAACACTAATTTGTCCAAGAACAAAAAACTGAACATAAACTCTGGTTACCACAGTGTAAATATGGAGTAGGAAGCCAAAGTGATTTTAGAGGGCTGTTCTTAACCTTCTTCCATCTCCCTTTTGAGAATCTAATGAAAGATCTggaccctgtaaaaaaaacaacaaaccattCTGAAGACCCCTTAGAGATCTACTGACTCTGGTTTTAAAGGGGTCTAAACTTCTGCAAAGTATAAGAGTATAAATCTTAGCTTCCAAATAGGAGGTGAATAAGCTCTGTTTTCTCCAGGCGGGAGCGTGCTCAGTGGCTGGCTACCTCTACTCCTCCTGGTTCTGCTGGTGGCCGAGTGGGTGCTGGCGGTTGGGATCTACCTAATGTGGAGGCATGGTAAGGGTTATGAtgctgtggttttttgtttgtttgtttacagggacagagagagagttagagagagagagagatagagacagacagactggaacggaaagagatgagaagcatcaatcatcagttttttgttgcgacaccttagttgttcattgattgctttctcatatgtgccttgaccgtgggccttcagcagaccaagtaaccccttgctcgagccagtgatcttgggtccaagctggtgagcttttggtcaaaccagatgagcccacactcaagctggcaacctcagggtcttgaacctgggtcctctgcatcccagtccgacgctctatccattgtgccaccgcctggtcaggctgatgccgtttttttttttttagtttttttttttttgtatttttcagaagccagaaacggggaggcagtcagacagactcccgcatgcgccagaccgggatccacccggcatgcccaccagggggcgacgctctgcccatctggggagttgctctgctacgaccagagccactctatcgcccgaagcagaggccacagagccatccccagcgcccgggccatccccgctccaatggagccttggctgcgggaggggaagagagagaggaaggagagggggaggggtggagaagcagatgggcgcctctcctgtgtgccctgcccaggaatcgaacccgggactcctgcacgccaggccaatgctctaccactgagtcaaccggccagggccgatgccATGTTTTAAAGAACCTGAATGAAGAAAtaacactttgaatttttttaaaggagatccCTCTAGAGGCAATCACATTTGGCACTGGACAGAAGTCAGATAGCATGTATTCAATGCCTTAGAGTTTTCTGACAAAGGCTGATCTAAGACTGGATTGCATCTGCTGAGGtaaatagagcaggggtcaggaccTCCAAATCTGGTGgccattatgttttatttttacctctgAGGCATCAACAGGTGGTGAAACAGGCAAAGACAGCTAATAAGCAGTGGCACTGTACCTGTGATAGGGATGCTCTGCTAGttcataccttttaaaaataattcttacaaggcataagaacagtcacttgggcctgacgaggcagtggcgcagtggatagagcgtcggactgggatgctgaagacccaggtttgagaccccgaggtcgccagcttgagcacgggctcatctggcttgagcaaaagctcaccagcttgagcctaaggtcgatggctcgagcagggggttacttggtctgctaaaggcccacggtcaaggcacataggagaaaacaatcaatgaacaactaaggtgttgcaatgaaaaactaatgattgaggcttctcatctctccgttccagtctgtctgtcccagtctacacctctctctgactctctcttactccgtctctaaaaaaaaaaccagtcacgcctgacctgtggtggcgcagtggataaagcgtcgacctggaaatgctgaggtcgccggttcgaaaccctgggcttgcctggtcaaggcacatatgggagttgatgcttctagctcctccccccttctctctctgtctctcctctctgtctctgtctctctctcctctctaaaatgaataaataaaataaaaatattaaaaaaaaaaaaaaaccagtcactTGGGCTCATATACTAAGTACCTTGCCGACATTAAAATACTGAAGACTGACTACAGAAACCAGAGTACTTAGATTCCAGCTAGAGGGTGGCACACTAAAaatctctgcttctcctcttcgGCACATggagaaaagatgaaaatgtAGCCTGCGTCTCTGTGATGGTGTAGATGGAACAAGATTGAGCTCATGATCTAAGCTAAGAAAGCCATGTGAAACTTTGACCTCAGAAATAGTTGTATGTAAAAGATGTTGTGTGTACAGTACTTTCAAAGGTGGTTTCTGTTCTATAACACAGACAAGGCAGCATTCCAGTTACGTTCCAGCTGAAATAGGGCAccacttaaaccaggggtctcaaactcgcggcccgcgggttGCAttcggcccgccaaacaattttgtgcagcccgcagactaatccacgaagttcaaaatattttggccctggccggttggctcagcgatagagcgtcggcctagcgtgcggaggacccgggttcgattcccggccagggcacacaggagaagagcccatttgcttctccacccctccgccgcactttcctctctgtctctctcttcccctcctgcagccaaggctccattggagcaaagatggcccgggcgctggggatggctctgtggcctctgcctcaggcgctagagtggctctggtcgcaacatggcgacgcccaggatgggcagagcatcgccccctggtgggcagagcgtcacccatggtgggcgtgccgggtggatcccggtcgggcgcatgcgggagtctgtctgactgtctctccctgtttccaacttcagaaaaatgaaaaaatatatatatatattttggataaaattaagtaagcctaggggcctacttgtatttttcatttctctagcatcctagctagatattagcttagttaacagcagttgtgctGCAAACTACactttctggtcgttttgtgacactgagtaaactgcatgtacgattgtgcttgttgtactgatttttttttgttttcaactgcagtgagaaaagtgttgtgtaacagttgccttttgtagacctagtgcggcccgccgaatggctgtgatcttgctctgcggcccacatgctgagttgagtttgagacccctgacttaaaCCTTAAGGAACTATTGTATAAAGAAACTCTGCCACCTGCAGGTAGAAAACAGAGTAGCTACTGAGTTGACCTAACTCAAAAACGTGAACGACAGAGGTCAGGTTGTTCTATATATATGGTACTAAAAATACTCAAGTTACAACTTACCTAAAACAGTTCCTATGAATTTACCTGAAAAGATACGGCGTGATTAAGAGAACTGTTTGAGTGGTAAAGACTTAGAAAATACATCTTTTACAACATCTTTACAGTGAAAGTTTGCCATTTGCTGTTTACAGATAACGAATGCTTTTCTTCCTCCACAGAAAAGATCAAGACTTCCTTCCCTACCACCATACTGCTGTCCCCCATTAAGGTTCTTGTGGTTTACCCATCTGAAATATGTTTCCATCACACAATTTGTTACTTCACTGAATTTCTTCAAACTCATTGCAGAAGTGAGGTTATTCTTGACAagtggcagaaaaagaaaatagccgAGATGGGTCTGGTGCAGTGGCTTACCACTCAGAAGAATGAAGCAGATAAagtcattttccttctttccaatGACATCAACACCGTGTGTGATGGTACCTGTGGCAAGAGCAAGGCCAGCCCCCATGAGAACTCTCAAGATTTGTTCCCCCTTGCCTTTAACCTCTTCTGCAGCGATCTCAGAAGCCAGATTCATCTGTGCAAATACGTGGTGGTCAATTTTAGAGAGGCTGATACCAAAGATGATTACAACGCCCTCAACGTCTGCCCCAAGTACCGCCTCATGAAGGATGCTACTGCTTTCTGCACAGAACTTCTCCATGTCAAACAGCATGTGCCAGTGGGAAAAAGGTTGCGAGCCTGCCACAACAGCTGCTCCTCCATGTAGCCAGCCCATGAGAAGAGAGAACCTGAAGCTTCCTACCCTTCCAATTAGAAAAAGTTTCTGTGGTGATTCGGAAGTTCACTGTGTGGGGTACTTGAAGGGAGGATTTTAAGTATATACCTGCTTTAGCTATAGGAATAGGGAGGACTCTTAACTGAACGTATCATATATGCCTTAATCTAGTAACTAAATCTTTTATGCCAGTAGTCACAAATATCCCTAACTACTGTAGAATCAACTAAAGAATGgaaactaaatttataaagctAAATCCGTTTCATAACTAAAAGTCAAGAATAGTTGTAAAACCATGACCATTCGGACAATGCAATGAGAAAGCACCTTCCAGTCTTGAAGAGTCCATGCCCTGCACTGCAGGTGAAATTGTTGAGCCTTGTAACAGTCTAAGTTTAATTAATGAATGCCAGCCAAAGTTAATAAGCCCCCACTAATTCAACTTAGGTTAAAAATCCTTTATTACACATACATGTCTTTAATAATAGAAGTAGGGAATAACAGGCTGAACCTATCTTTGCTGATCAGATGAGCTAGTATATGTGTAACCACCTGTATTGATATTTTCACAGGCCCTTCCCTCTCTGAACTAGGTTTATGTCCCATTTGCCTCTTGTGCAGGTGACTATAACATGAACACCAAAATACACCTGCAGATCTGTTCTCTACTTCTGCCTGGTTCCCTATTAGAGGTCACTGTCAGAGTTGTTTCTTGGTTATTATGTAACTCTTTGTGTTCAGAACAAAAATAACTCCTTTATTATGTTGGAAGATAGCCCTCTTGAAGTAATTAGTATTATATATGAGTTATTATAATGGCTTAAGTAAAAAACCCAGAAACTACCAGTTATAGAAGTTATGTGGTATTTTGAGCCTTCCaacattttacttttctaaaagCATCTTTTTTCTTATACCAGGTCACCAAAAGGTTATAAATGTTAGcatatgtatttttctaggaatacaCAGCACAATACTGAATCTGCTCTAGAATGTGAACCAGTTTCAGGTGGATGACTGCTAAAATGTATTTGTAGATTATTCTTAAAGGGCATGCCACGCCTTCTAACATAGTcctaaggataaaaacaaaaataaatatgcatagaGTGAAATCTCAGTGTCTAGCTTCCTCAGCAAGATATTTAGTAATTACTTAGGCAATATGTTTGATGTGTAAAGGTCACTTATTTGTCAAGATCAGTCTTCACGGTGTTTAAACTGCtggtaacagcctgaccaggcagtggcacagtggatagagtgtcggactgggaggtggaggacccaggttcgagaccccgaggtcaccagcttgagcgcgggctcatctggtttgagcaaagctcaccagcttggacccaaggtcgctggcttgagcaaggggttactcggtctgctgtagccccacagtcaaggcacatatgataaagcaatcaatgaacaactaaggtgtcacgacaaaaaactgattattgatgcttctcatctctctccgtttctgtccctgtctatccctctctctgactctctgtaaaataaataaataaataaataaagtgctggTAACAGAAGATGGAAATGGCTTATGTCAAAACTCGGGCCAACTTCCTCTGAATCAACACCTACCAGTAATAAAAGCGAGATGCTATTAcatgtaaaattattaaaactgaaGACTATGCTTTTGGAACTAGGTAGCCAATACGAAATTGTGTTGATACAGCtcagaaacataaataaaatcagtattgtataaatttattgttaaaaatttttttaaatcaaagaacaCGTGATTTCCAAACAGTACAACCAAGATAAATTTTGCTCTACTGGTGGATTCTCCTTTGTTCCCAACCTACTGGGCAGATACACAGGATACTCATACTAAATGCAAAACGCTCCACCACCAGCATTGCTCTGCGTCCTAAGACTTACTACCATCCTTATTCTATATACCACTCTTACCTCCACCCCTTAACTGTCCCTACATTTGTCTTTCCCCCTTGACAGGGGATAGTGGACGAAGTGCAACAGAGACTGGCAGGGATCAGGCTTCTGCTGACCCTTCCAGGTCTGAGCCCCCAGGCTGGCTGTGCTCactgcctgcctcctctctccAGACAGTGCCTTCTCTTCCTTGGGCCCGGGGCCCAGAAGGCTCCCCTAAGGCCTGGACCACCAGTGGTAATAGCTGTCtgtattatttacattttgcCTCAGTGCTCACAGATTAAGGTCAATGGGTCATACTGAACACAACCCCAAATGCTTTCATGAGCTACTGCACTCCAGGTAAAGAAAAACCGGCTGAGGGGCTTTATGATTTAGTAATCATGACAATCACCTTGCTTATCGGTACAACACATGCTAACAACTCTAAATCATTTCTATCTGGCTTTAGGAAGGAAAcaatttttctgcttttgttctgttttggtcAAATAATGACTGTCTTCTCATCCTACCCTAAGGCGCGTTGGGTAACCAAAGTCAGCCAGCCCAGCCTTAAATCTTTGTCTCGGCAAATCTAGACCCGAATGGCCTCCCGCTGTTTTTGTAATCcaacagaaaatttaataaaacaaaaataaaattattttcctctctGGAATTCCAAAAGCACACGTTACATCATATGTGCTCGCTCCTCTAGACAAGAGGGAAAATGTTATGACCATGCAGTTCTTACAATTCAGATCCCCGagtcacacccccccccccatccctcagGGTCTCAGGACATTCAGAAAACTTAAGCAAATTCACCACTTGATAACTGCCCAAGCATTTTATACTACTGGGGAGCTTCTGAGACTCTGACATGGGGCGGGAGAACTCACcgcatttattttcaaatgccTTGATTATGGAAACAGCTTAAAATTCCACACCAACATCGTGTCCacaacatgaaaattaaaatttattttccacaaaACTGAAGCATCtaggtcaataaataaaacaatacatattCTGTAAGTCTTTTATACTAAGAGGCCTGTTTGGGTCTTCAAGAGTGACTTTCCCTGGCCATTTCACCACACAAAGGCAGCTCGCTCTCGTAACATGCGGACACCAAAGCGCTGCCATTCTCGCTGATAGATCCACAGTTCCTGTGTTGTATCCAAACAGGCCAGCACTGCGCCCCCTTTCCATGCAATCAGCCGGGGATCCATGTCCTAGGACAGTGACAGAGGTCTATCAGCACAAGCAGGTAAGACGCACAAAGTAcacaatcatttatttaatttgggGATGGACAAAACTAATAAGCCAGATTTCAACCTGCATTAAGGACCCATGAGCTATAGCTGTCTGTTTCGAGTGACtggaactttttcatttttattactgaaGCTGCTACTATTCACTATTATTCCACAAACAGCCCTCAAGACAGAACATATGTGCAGAAATAACTTACTTTGAATTTTGAGAATAAATATATCCCACAATCTCTCTCTCAGGATTAAAATTAAGCACATTCCCAGGATTATCAATGAGATATAATGAAATATGGGCACAATCTGTTTCTAAATTTCTAGGTTTATATTTTAAGATAGTTCCAGCCTAAAGATACTTAAAGATCACCTGGTCCAGGGACCAGCAGCAGATCCTTAATATGAAAGAGATAACAATGGAGTTGTTCTTGATGACAGGGTGACACCAGTCAGTTTTCTTCTTGCCCTCCTGCCCTTCTACAAAGGCAGAGTCATTCCTGGTAGTTTTGGAGAGCAGAGCAGGGACTAAAACCCAAAAAATACAATCCTCTTATCCAGAGCTCCTTTCCTCAAATCTGTGACCTGCTCTAAGTATTTCCACTGCCCTATCCCTCAAGAACCCCAGACACAAGCCTATGACTTCCAAGATTTTATTTGTCCACATACATTAGAATTAGAAATAATCAATACTGGTTTCATTTGCATACAGTCCAACTTGCACAACAAATAACATACCTTGGGCCTTGTGATCACTTCCACATTTTCAATAATTCGTCTAAAGGAAGGTggcattttgttgagaattctgTGCTGCAGAAATTCTTGTGCTTTATGAAACATCAAACCACCTCCCACCACCAGGATGGAGCTGTACATCTTCTTTTTGGTATCATCAGATGCTGCGAAGACAGTGATAGCCCTTTCACTTTTTCTCCATAAGCACCACCACCCTAGGCCAAGCCACCATCACCTCTTGCTTGGATAACCGCAAGAGCCTTCTCAAGGATCTCTCCAACCCCTCCTCAACAATGCAGCCAGGGGAACCTTGCCAACCGCGAAAGTGAGCATGTTGCTGCCCCACCCTGCTACTCGCAGCATGACCACAACCTCTGAGGGGGTCTGGGGCATGCACTCACCTTCTGGCCTCATCGTCACACCCCATGGCCCTCACACAGGCTTATTCCTCAGCCTGAATGCCACCTATCTGTGACTGGCTAACCACCTACCCCTCCAAGTGGCTTTTCCTCAAGAAAGCCTTTCCTGACTCCCAACCTCTACACCTTCCCCAATGGGAGTAAAAATCCCTCATTATAGTTGTCAATCAGATGCCCTCAGTCAGCACTGCTTAGTTCAATTTTGTTGTACCTGCCACAGTTTTAATTTCACATTTGTGCGACAactgttttttaattgagaggcagggaggcagagagacagactcccatatgtcccccacccccacgggtccacccagcaagctctacagggcaatgctctgcccatctggggctgctgctctgttgcttggcaaccgagctattttaacacctgaggccgaggccatggagccatcctcagcacccagggccaatttgctcaaactaattgagccattgTTGCACAGGAGGGCAGgcgaagagaaagagagagatagagagagagacacacacacagaagtgagagagggaggaatggagaagcagacggtcgcttctcctgtgtgccctgactgggaattgaaccagggacttccacatgtcaggccaatgctctatcactgagtcaatcAGCCAGAGTTTGTGTGATAATTTGCCTTATTTTGGTCTGCTCCAACAAGGCCAGGAACCAGTTCCCCACATCCAACAATACAAGGTAGGTGCTCAATAGTTTCTGAATGACTATGCTATGCGACACTGCACAATGATACCCTAGATTGCACAGTTCATTTGCTATCTTCTGGCTTCCCCAAATGTGCTTACAACAGCAGTCTATGCTATGAAGGATGGCTTTATCCAGGCCCAAGGCCTTCCCTTCAAACAATGAAACGGCCGTCTTCCTGGACATCAGCGCAGTGAGGGCCTCCTCAGAGTCATTGCCAGCCATCAGACAGTCTCCCTGGGAGGATCCCAAGTCCACTTCCTGGGAATGGAGTCGTTCTGGAAGATCAGAGGACTGCCCACGAAGATCCCCTTCAAATCCAATGGGTTTGGGTGCAGACTTTCGGTCAGCAGTAGCTTTCGCAGACTTTAAATAAGTGAAAAGGACAATCAAGTAGGTGATATGATTATGACAGAAACCTTGATGTCCTACAGCTAGATTTATCCCCCCTCACACCCCAACTATACACTCCTATAAACAAAGGCCTGTTGCTTGGTTTCAGAGGAAATACACCAGAGTATACAACCAACCACCTGTGAGTAAGGTATGTACAGAAGAAGAGGATGTATTATGATCATTCTGAAGCAGTCACTGGCGGGCAGGACATGTCTCAGAACCATACTGTTACAGGTTGAGATTTAAAGTTGAGATATCAATGTAAACAAACTGTTCTCCCCTTAAACTGAGCCTTTAAGTGGAGAATTTCAGTGGAATTTCTTAGGCCAGTGACTGTTATGGAATCCTTACTTTCAGACCTTTTCTAACCACCTTGTGTTCACCTTTGGGATAAGAATGAAGACTAGAAAAGGCTTATAACCCTCTTCTCTCCACCATGAGCTGCTTTTCATTAGCAGATAATAGCTTTAATTTGTGCCCTTGCATCAGACATCCTATTACTGGGATCTGCTTTGGACAAAGGAATTTAGGTCTTTGCATATGCCACACACTTTAGATACATTATAATTAAGTAGGTGAGattttactgaaaatatttactctggATAAATATTTACTCTGGCAGTGACTGCGATGACCCATTAATTAGGGGCAAACTTTTCCTGCAGGGACAAAAGTGTCTCCTCTCACACCAGGATCACTGCGCACCTGTTCTTGCTTGCTCTGTGTGGCCAGCAGGTAATGTTCATCATGAGGATCCTCAGGGTCACCCTGGGATCTGTGCTGCAGAGTTGTCATTTTTTGTCCCACGATTCCAAAAGTTGCCGGATAAAACAAAGCCATTGGAGCCTGCGCATGGAAGGAGAGGAATGACCAGCTGAGGAGACTGCCTCTTCAAGAAACTGAcccattaaattttgttttgacaAAAAACAAAGCTGGCATGTTGGATCCCAGCAGCTCTCCAGTGTAGTGTTCCTTTTTGGGAGTAGCATTCTTTCTTCAATGCAGATAGGCCAGAAAACTCACCTACCATCCACCTGAACAGGTGATATGACACCAGAGAACCTCACAGCAAACGTAAAGTACCTCGTAATCTATTTCATAATTATCTAATAAGAATGGTGCCTCCCTTTGTAAATGACTAATCACATAGATAGTGGCTAATTAAAAAGATGGTTCTCAGATCTGTTTTCATTAGGCTTAGTGATTAACCTATTAGTTCTCATTCTGAGTTCGTGAGGTTTCCAACAATATTCTCTCAGTCTGAATAAGCCTCTCTGGCCTTCTTTCTACCCATAAAAATATACACCCACATGTTACCTGGAGTTTCTCATCTCCTAACCGAAATTGGTAAAGCAGGGCAGGGGAGTCTGGATGTCGAATCTGAAACTCATGGTCCTGAAGCCCAGAGATGTCCTGATTCCAGGGAAAGATGCTGTCAGTGAATCAGTAAAAGTGCACGTAAACTCCTCGAATTACAATTAAGCCTCCCTACCATCTAAATCTCACCTATGAAAGGCTGCCCTACAATTCTCTACCTCACCCATTGGAACTTAATATGAgtttaatgataatttttttttaacatttgtgaaATTCTCACCATCTGCATTTTTTATAATGACCCAAATCAATAAGCAAATGTTCTCAATAACTGAGGAATGTTACCTAGTcttatatttctgatttttttttttttttttgtaagtgagagaaggggagatagtgagacagacttctgcacacACCACGAACAGGACTCACCTGGCAAACCcctctagggccaatgcttgaatctaccaagctgttttcagtgcctgaggctaatacTTGAACTAACAAtttatcctcagcgcctggggccaatgctcaaaccaatcaagccactggctatgggaggggaagagggagagaagtgggtgagggagggggagagaatcagatggctgcttctcctgtgtgccctgacctaaaattgaacccaggacatccatacccaGGATGTCCAtttgccaggctgacattctattcactgagccagctgaaCACGGCTTTCTCAAACTTTTAAATTCAGAATTCTACTATGtgtaaaggtgaaaaaaaaagatgtaaaacagAATATATAAAAGTGGTAATCCATATAGAGCAATGATTAAATGTTGATTGTTCACAGTACTAAAAAAGTGCTTCAAAGGGTGCCACTTTATTAAATGGCACCTCAAGGTTTATCTTCAACCTTTATCAGAATGATCCCAGAGCTTATAAAAGAGAGATTTGCAAAACGCTCTTAAAAAACAAGCTGTTTCCCAGAGCCAGAGACACATGGCCACAGCTCGAGCCTTACCGAAACCCTCACTGCTTAAGGCCTTCAGCTTCAAGGCTTTATCAGATTAAATTAAAAGGGTAGCATGATATTGTTAAATTTTTCctaaaaacaaaatgatgaatTTTGATTTAGCTCCCACCTGGTCTAAATGACAAAAAGTTTCTTTAAGGTGCTGCAGAAGAAGGCAATCCATTTTATTTGTTAACTGGCATTCTCTGTAAGGGAATCCCGCTCGCTGCATCAGCCAGTAGAAACATCTCGATACATCAGATCCTCCATATGCCAGACAAAGTCTAGAGTTAAGAGAAAAGGCAGATAAGTAAGCTGTCAGTTAAGGTGCAAAGGAGGGTTCAAAAACTCAATTAGGCACGGTGGAacagtaagtttaaaaaaaatgtttgttgtagGAATAAATTAAAGGATGAAAGAACAGATGGATgatgggagggagaaagggaactcTTGAATAAACTAGAGGTAGGGCACCTAGAAGCAGTCATGCTATTTGCAAACAGTATTCAAGAAACAGAGAACACTATTACATCTAGCTCATTTCCAAGTTAATATGTTTACCATTTGACAGTTGTTGGCCTATGTATATTCCCTAGGTATATGATATAAAGGTGACACCATAAGACAAATTTATAGAGAAAATCTGAGAGGACATTACCCACTAACTGAAGGTATCTATGATTTGGAAAGACCATTGCTACAGTATTGGACTGGTTGGAGACCTGAATCCAGTATTTTCACCATACCTTGTGAACTGCTGGCACTAGATGATATAGACAATGGATGAACCAAAATAACTCATACTGGGTTTTAGAATATATTATAACTTGGGGTTGGAGACAACAGAATAACTTTTCTCATGGATTTCTTGggacctcttttatttttttgttttattattatttttttaagtgagaggaagaaagatagacagactcctgcatgcgccacaGCCGGGATCCATCTACAACCtccctctggggccaatgcttgaatcaattgagctattctcggcatctgaggctgatgctaagACCAAtgggctatcctcagtgcctggggccaaagcttgaagcaactgagccactggctgcaagagggtaagagagagagaagggggagagggagaagagaa
This window of the Saccopteryx bilineata isolate mSacBil1 chromosome 10, mSacBil1_pri_phased_curated, whole genome shotgun sequence genome carries:
- the IL17RB gene encoding interleukin-17 receptor B isoform X3, whose protein sequence is MSLVLLSLAALCLGAMPPEPMIQCGSENGPSPEWMVSHTLTPGDLRDLRVEPVAMDDYSILMNISWILRADGCVDRVMKYKKKCIELGSLWDPNITACKKDKKTVEVNFTTSPIGNRYMTVIQNYTVIGTAELELQQSKRTRTSVMVAVTGESEGAMVQLTPYFHTCGNDCIRRKGTVVLCPQTGVSFPPDASGSVLSGWLPLLLLVLLVAEWVLAVGIYLMWRHEKIKTSFPTTILLSPIKVLVVYPSEICFHHTICYFTEFLQTHCRSEVILDKWQKKKIAEMGLVQWLTTQKNEADKVIFLLSNDINTVCDGTCGKSKASPHENSQDLFPLAFNLFCSDLRSQIHLCKYVVVNFREADTKDDYNALNVCPKYRLMKDATAFCTELLHVKQHVPVGKRLRACHNSCSSM
- the ACTR8 gene encoding actin-related protein 8 encodes the protein MTQAEKGDAENGKEKGGEKEKEQRGVKRPIVPALVPESLQEQIQSNFIVVIHPGSTTLRIGRATDTLPASIPHVIARRHKQQGQPLYKDNWLLREGLNKPESNEQRQNGLKMVDQAIWSKKMSNGTRRIPVSPEQARSYNKQMRPAILDHCSGNKWTSTSHHPEFLVGEEALYVNPLDCYNIHWPIRRGQLNIHPGAGGSLTAVLADIEVIWSHAIQKYLEIPLKDLKYYRCILLIPDIYNKQHVKELVNMILMKMGFSGIVVHQESVCATFGSGLSSTCIVDVGDQKTSVCCVEDGVSHRNTRLCLAYGGSDVSRCFYWLMQRAGFPYRECQLTNKMDCLLLQHLKETFCHLDQDISGLQDHEFQIRHPDSPALLYQFRLGDEKLQAPMALFYPATFGIVGQKMTTLQHRSQGDPEDPHDEHYLLATQSKQEQSAKATADRKSAPKPIGFEGDLRGQSSDLPERLHSQEVDLGSSQGDCLMAGNDSEEALTALMSRKTAVSLFEGKALGLDKAILHSIDCCSSDDTKKKMYSSILVVGGGLMFHKAQEFLQHRILNKMPPSFRRIIENVEVITRPKDMDPRLIAWKGGAVLACLDTTQELWIYQREWQRFGVRMLRERAAFVW